From the genome of Xiphophorus couchianus chromosome 6, X_couchianus-1.0, whole genome shotgun sequence, one region includes:
- the LOC114147231 gene encoding acyl-CoA-binding domain-containing protein 5A-like isoform X1, with translation MSSLCGLGMAQQEKEEEEKDEYSLEAKFTAAVKVIRSLPEEGPFQPSDDIMLRFYSYYRQATMGPCHIPRPTGFWDTGGKAKWDAWSSLGNMTKEEAMKNYIEHIQLILETIPISEEVTELVQRLGNFYTEVDGEEDEEGNGAVRRPFTRPFAEHAEELVKSIKKPTMEGYGDLWEDIQNVQESDRGSSALRRSASSEEAEGGKVITEESGENWNDDFCADNVGTRDWDQDPRFLTVEDRRWRSETKGSNSSLEPSVSSFTNGTHSSLNSEVEEEELACSMEPTGLHNPYLHFNGYFNDDHDANPEQNHRPADSDNEEFCDSMEHLAMEERLPPSKGRSPGSGATSVKTSDVWFESSTTLKDAEDEGPAGDFYMKERVASRKPSSSLSKRGRGSPGATCIPLRCVSADAACDCVLRRRHPVVATRGNTNEQIAAALRRLQHNMADVLHRLHALEELTRSQSRSPSPREEGFLPVPRKLLRPSWWPFRLSPLTVVLTTLWPLLTHWLVQLYFQRKRRKIP, from the exons ATGTCATCCCTGTGTGGACTCGGCATGGCGcagcaggagaaggaggaggaggagaaggacgAGTACAGCCTGGAGGCGAAATTTACCGCTGCGGTTAAAGTGATCCGGAGTTTGCCGGAGGAAG GTCCTTTCCAGCCTTCAGATGACATAATGCTGAGGTTTTATAGCTACTATAGGCAGGCTACCATGGGGCCCTGTCACATCCCCAGACCAACTGGCTTCTGGGACACTGGAGGCAAAGCTAAATg GGACGCATGGAGTTCTCTGGGAAACATGACAAAAGAGGAAGCCATGAAGAATTACATAGAGCACATCCAGCTG ATTTTGGAGACCATCCCAATCTCAGAGGAAGTTACAGAGCTGGTGCAGAGGCTTGGCAACTTCTACACCGAGGTGGAcggagaggaagatgaggaaggaAACGGGGCAGTCAGGAGGCCCTTCACCAGGCCTTTTGCGGAGCACGCAG AGGAGCTGGTTAAATCGATTAAGAAGCCAACAATGGAAG GCTATGGGGATCTGTGGGAGGACATACAAAACGTCCAGGAAAGCGACAGAGGCAGCAGTGCCCTGAGACGAAGTGCGAGCAGCGAGGAGGCAGAGGGAGGCAAAGTGATAACAGAGGAAAGTGGGGAGAACTGGAATGACGACTTCTGCGCCGACAACGTGGGGACCAGAG ATTGGGACCAGGACCCACGCTTTTTAACTGTGGAGGACAGGAGGTGGCGGTCTGAGACTAAGGGGTCCAACAGCAGCCTGGAGCCCAGCGTGTCGTCCTTCACCAACGGCACACACAGCTCCCTCAACAgcgaggtggaggaggaggagctggccTGTTCCATGGAGCCCACTGGACTCCATAACCCATACCTGCACTTTAATGGATACTTTAACG ACGACCACGATGCAAATCCTGAGCAGAACCATCGACCCGCAGACTCTGACAACGAGGAATTCTGTGACTCAATGGAGCATCTGGCCATGGAGGAG CGGCTGCCTCCGTCTAAAGGCCGGTCCCCCGGGTCAGGCGCTACATCGGTGAAGACGAGCGACGTTTGGTTTGAGAGCAGCACAACCCTGAAAGATGCGGAAGATGAAGGACCGGCGGGAGATTTCTACATGAAAGAAAGAGTGGCTTCAAGAAAGCCCAGCAGCTCCTTGTCGAAACGAGGACGAG GTTCGCCCGGAGCCACCTGCATCCCTCTGCGTTGTGTAAGCGCAGACGCTGCCTGCGATTGTGTGTTGCGGCGCAGACATCCTGTCGTAGCTACGAGGGGAAACACGAACGAGCAAATAGCAGCTGCTCTGCGGAGGCTGCAGCACAACATGGCCGACGTGCTGCACAGGCTGCACGCTCTAGAAGAGCTCACCAGGTCACAG tcAAGATCTCCGTCTCCAAGAGAGGAAGGCTTCTTACCTGTTCCACGAAAG CTCCTGAGGCCATCTTGGTGGCCTTTCCGCCTCTCTCCTCTCACTGTGGTGTTGACGACGCTCTGGCCTCTTCTCACCCACTGGCTTGTCCAACTTTATTTCCAACGTAAAAGAAG GAAAATACCGTGA
- the LOC114146874 gene encoding ras-related protein Rab-18-like, producing MDEDVLTTLKLLIIGESGVGKSSLLLRFTEDTFDPEQSATIGVDFKVKTLAIEGNKAKLAIWDTAGQERFRTLTPSYYRGAQGVILVYDVTRRDSFAKLENWLNELETYSTRNDIVKMLVGNKIDKDDREVDRNEGLKFARKHSMLFIEASAKTKDGVQCAFEELVEKILQTPGLWESDNQGQKVQLGQQEQGGGRACGGYCSIP from the exons ATGGACGAGGACGTCCTGACCACCCTGAAGCTGCTGATAATTGGAGAAAGCGGAGTGGGGAAGTCCAG TCTCCTGCTGAGGTTCACAGAAGACACTTTTGACCCAGAGCAGTCAGCCACCATAG GTGTGGACTTCAAAGTAAAGACCCTTGCAATTGAAGGAAACAAAGCGAAGCTAGCCATTTGG gacACGGCTGGACAGGAGAGGTTTCGCACGCTGACCCCCAGCTACTACCGCGGCGCGCAGGGAGTCATACTCG TATACGACGTCACACGGCGCGACTCTTTCGCGAAGCTCGAAAACTGGTTGAACGAGCTGGAAACCTACTCGACACGCAACGACATTGTCAAAATGCTGGTCGGCAACAAAATCGATAAG GATGACCGTGAAGTGGACAGAAATGAAGGACTGAAATTTGCCAGGAAACACTCGATGCTTTTTATTG AGGCCAGTGCTAAGACCAAAGATGGCGTCCAGTGTGCCTTCGAGGAGCTAGTGGagaagatcctccagactccgGGGCTCTGGGAGAGCGACAACCAGGGTCAGAAGGTCCAGCTGGGGCAGCAGGAGCAGGGCGGGGGACGGGCGTGTGGCGGCTACTGCTCCATACCCTGA
- the LOC114147231 gene encoding acyl-CoA-binding domain-containing protein 5A-like isoform X2 translates to MSSLCGLGMAQQEKEEEEKDEYSLEAKFTAAVKVIRSLPEEGPFQPSDDIMLRFYSYYRQATMGPCHIPRPTGFWDTGGKAKWDAWSSLGNMTKEEAMKNYIEHIQLILETIPISEEVTELVQRLGNFYTEVDGEEDEEGNGAVRRPFTRPFAEHAGYGDLWEDIQNVQESDRGSSALRRSASSEEAEGGKVITEESGENWNDDFCADNVGTRDWDQDPRFLTVEDRRWRSETKGSNSSLEPSVSSFTNGTHSSLNSEVEEEELACSMEPTGLHNPYLHFNGYFNDDHDANPEQNHRPADSDNEEFCDSMEHLAMEERLPPSKGRSPGSGATSVKTSDVWFESSTTLKDAEDEGPAGDFYMKERVASRKPSSSLSKRGRGSPGATCIPLRCVSADAACDCVLRRRHPVVATRGNTNEQIAAALRRLQHNMADVLHRLHALEELTRSQSRSPSPREEGFLPVPRKLLRPSWWPFRLSPLTVVLTTLWPLLTHWLVQLYFQRKRRKIP, encoded by the exons ATGTCATCCCTGTGTGGACTCGGCATGGCGcagcaggagaaggaggaggaggagaaggacgAGTACAGCCTGGAGGCGAAATTTACCGCTGCGGTTAAAGTGATCCGGAGTTTGCCGGAGGAAG GTCCTTTCCAGCCTTCAGATGACATAATGCTGAGGTTTTATAGCTACTATAGGCAGGCTACCATGGGGCCCTGTCACATCCCCAGACCAACTGGCTTCTGGGACACTGGAGGCAAAGCTAAATg GGACGCATGGAGTTCTCTGGGAAACATGACAAAAGAGGAAGCCATGAAGAATTACATAGAGCACATCCAGCTG ATTTTGGAGACCATCCCAATCTCAGAGGAAGTTACAGAGCTGGTGCAGAGGCTTGGCAACTTCTACACCGAGGTGGAcggagaggaagatgaggaaggaAACGGGGCAGTCAGGAGGCCCTTCACCAGGCCTTTTGCGGAGCACGCAG GCTATGGGGATCTGTGGGAGGACATACAAAACGTCCAGGAAAGCGACAGAGGCAGCAGTGCCCTGAGACGAAGTGCGAGCAGCGAGGAGGCAGAGGGAGGCAAAGTGATAACAGAGGAAAGTGGGGAGAACTGGAATGACGACTTCTGCGCCGACAACGTGGGGACCAGAG ATTGGGACCAGGACCCACGCTTTTTAACTGTGGAGGACAGGAGGTGGCGGTCTGAGACTAAGGGGTCCAACAGCAGCCTGGAGCCCAGCGTGTCGTCCTTCACCAACGGCACACACAGCTCCCTCAACAgcgaggtggaggaggaggagctggccTGTTCCATGGAGCCCACTGGACTCCATAACCCATACCTGCACTTTAATGGATACTTTAACG ACGACCACGATGCAAATCCTGAGCAGAACCATCGACCCGCAGACTCTGACAACGAGGAATTCTGTGACTCAATGGAGCATCTGGCCATGGAGGAG CGGCTGCCTCCGTCTAAAGGCCGGTCCCCCGGGTCAGGCGCTACATCGGTGAAGACGAGCGACGTTTGGTTTGAGAGCAGCACAACCCTGAAAGATGCGGAAGATGAAGGACCGGCGGGAGATTTCTACATGAAAGAAAGAGTGGCTTCAAGAAAGCCCAGCAGCTCCTTGTCGAAACGAGGACGAG GTTCGCCCGGAGCCACCTGCATCCCTCTGCGTTGTGTAAGCGCAGACGCTGCCTGCGATTGTGTGTTGCGGCGCAGACATCCTGTCGTAGCTACGAGGGGAAACACGAACGAGCAAATAGCAGCTGCTCTGCGGAGGCTGCAGCACAACATGGCCGACGTGCTGCACAGGCTGCACGCTCTAGAAGAGCTCACCAGGTCACAG tcAAGATCTCCGTCTCCAAGAGAGGAAGGCTTCTTACCTGTTCCACGAAAG CTCCTGAGGCCATCTTGGTGGCCTTTCCGCCTCTCTCCTCTCACTGTGGTGTTGACGACGCTCTGGCCTCTTCTCACCCACTGGCTTGTCCAACTTTATTTCCAACGTAAAAGAAG GAAAATACCGTGA
- the LOC114147230 gene encoding ATP-dependent zinc metalloprotease YME1L1-like isoform X2, giving the protein MFSLSMSVQPQVTLPLSHLINILHPLKSSVGSSSSATCTSRKQKEHAPDADLHRTEYALSAGNLRELGLSDLGKQQLDELVSQVLPRLSPQEVPHPAWGQSAWRTSHLSSHSFFHNKHGFSLGALPLTPPVYLNKRQSPLQTVCTELKHWPAMFQSRGFKTLRTKTRRVQSAFERPADSETFAPSFIKGFLTRGKGLDADSLDGLVRNKNIPDGQQEAFKRGFAEGFLKAQALTQRTQDSLRRTRLFLLVLLLVGLYGISKTPFISGLDSAVDPVQMKNVTFEHVKGVEEAKNELQEVVEFLKNPQKFTALGGKLPKGVLLVGPPGTGKTLLARAVAGEADVPFYYASGSEFDEMFVGVGASRIRNLFREAKANAPCVIFIDELDSVGGKRIESPMHPYSRQTINQLLAEMDGFKPNEGVIIIGATNFPEALDNALIRPGRFDMQVTVPKPDVKGRKEILNWYLKKIKVDSAIEANVIARGTVGFSGADLENLVNQAALKAAVDGKDMVTMKELEFAKDKILMGPERRSAEIDQKNKLITAYHESGHAIVAYYTKDAMPINKATIMPRGPSLGHVSMLPENDRWSETRSQLLAQMDVSMGGRVAEEIIFGHENITTGASNDFDSATRIAKMMVTRYGMCEKLGVMTYSDLTAQSPETQAAVEQEVRILLKDSYERAKSLLKSHAKEHKNLADALLMYETLDAKEIQLVLEGKTLETR; this is encoded by the exons ATGTTTTCCTTATCAATGTCTGTCCAGCCACAG GTGACTCTACCTCTCAGTCACCTCATCAACATCCTTCACCCCCTGAAGAGCTCAGTGGGAAGCAGCAGCAGTGCCACCTGCACGTCGAGAAAGCAAAAGGAACATGCCCCGGATGCAGATCTGCACCGTACAGAG TACGCGCTGTCCGCCGGGAACCTCCGGGAGCTCGGTTTGTCCGACCTTGGAAAGCAGCAGCTGGACGAGCTGGTGAGCCAGGTGTTGCCACGCTTGAGCCCGCAGGAGGTGCCCCATCCGGCCTGGGGACAGTCGGCATGGAGGACTTCGCACCTCTCCTCTCACTCCTTTTTCCACAACAAGCACG GCTTTTCGTTGGGCGCCTTGCCTCTGACGCCTCCTGTTTACTTAAACAAGCGCCAGTCTCCCCTTCAGACGGTCTGCACAGAGCTGAAACACTGGCCAG CCATGTTTCAGAGCAGAGGCTTCAAAACTCTAAGGACCAAAACCAGGCGAGTGCAGTCGGCCTTCGAACGGCCTGCCGACTCCGAGACTTTCGCACCGTCTTTTATCAAG GGTTTCCTGACGCGCGGTAAGGGGCTGGACGCCGATAGCCTGGACGGTCTGGTGAGGAACAAGAACATACCTGATGGACAGCAGGAGGCGTTCAAGAGGGGCTTCGCTGAGGGTTTCCTCAAAGCTCAGGCGCTGACGCAGCGCACCCAAG ACTCTCTGAGGAGAACTCGTCTGTTCCTGCTGGTCCTGCTTCTGGTCGGGCTCTACGGCATCTCCAAGACTCCGTTCATATCTG GCCTGGACTCAGCCGTGGACCCGGTGCAGATGAAAAACGTGACGTTCGAGCACGTGAAGGGCGTCGAGGAAGCCAAAAACGAGCTGCAGGAGGTGGTGGAGTTCCTGAAGAACCCGCAGAAGTTCACGGCCCTCGGAGGAAAGCTGCCAAAGG gcgTTCTGCTCGTTGGTCCTCCAGGGACAGGAAAGACTCTGCTGGCCCGAGCCGTGGCCGGAGAGGCTGACGTGCCGTTTTACTACGCCTCTGGTTCAGAGTTTGACGAGATGTTTGTTGGCGTTGGAGCGAGTCGCATCAGGAACCTTTTCA GGGAGGCTAAAGCTAACGCTCCGTGTGTGATCTTCATCGACGAACTGGACAGCGTGGGAGGGAAAAGGATCGAGTCTCCTATGCACCCTTACTCCAGACAGACCATCAACCAGCTGCTTGCCGAGATGGACGG GTTTAAACCTAATGAGGGGGTGATCATCATTGGAGCAACTAACTTCCCAGAGGCTCTGGATAA CGCGCTGATCCGCCCGGGGCGTTTCGACATGCAGGTGACCGTACCCAAACCAGACGTCAAGGGACGGAAGGAGATTCTCAACTGGTACCTGAAGAAGATCAAAGTAGATTCAG CCATTGAAGCCAATGTTATCGCCCGGGGAACAGTCGGATTCTCTGGCGCCGATCTGGAAAATCTGGTGAACCAGGCCGCCTTGAAGGCAGCAGTCGATGGCAAAGACATGGTCACCATGAAGGAGCTGGAGTTCGCTAAAGACAAAATCCTCATGG gcCCTGAGAGAAGGAGTGCAGAAATAGACCAGAAGAACAAGCTCATCACGGCGTACCACGAGTCTGGTCACGCCATCGTAGCGTACTACACCAAAGACGCCATGCCGATTAACAAGGCCACCATCATGCCCAGAGGCCCGAGTTTGGGACAC GTGTCCATGCTTCCGGAGAACGACAGGTGGAGCGAGACTCGCTCTCAGCTTCTGGCACAGATGGACGTCAGTATGGGCGGCCGTGTGGCAGAGGAGATTATTTTTGGCCATGAAAACATCACAACAG GCGCATCGAACGACTTCGATAGCGCTACCAGGATTGCTAAGATGATGGTGACCAGATACGGGATGTGCGAGAAG TTAGGCGTGATGACCTACTCCGACCTGACAGCCCAAAGTCCGGAGACACAAGCTGCTGTGGAGCAAGAAGTCAGGATTCTGCTGAAG gacTCCTACGAGCGTGCCAAATCCCTGCTAAAGTCTCACGCCAAGGAGCACAAGAACCTGGCCGACGCTCTGCTCATGTACGAGACGCTGGACGCCAAAGAGATTCAGCTGGTCCTAGAGGGCAAAACGCTGGAGACCAGATAA
- the LOC114147230 gene encoding ATP-dependent zinc metalloprotease YME1L1-like isoform X1 produces the protein MFSLSMSVQPQVTLPLSHLINILHPLKSSVGSSSSATCTSRKQKEHAPDADLHRTEYALSAGNLRELGLSDLGKQQLDELVSQVLPRLSPQEVPHPAWGQSAWRTSHLSSHSFFHNKHGFSLGALPLTPPVYLNKRQSPLQTVCTELKHWPAMFQSRGFKTLRTKTRRVQSAFERPADSETFAPSFIKGFLTRGKGLDADSLDGLVRNKNIPDGQQEAFKRGFAEGFLKAQALTQRTQDSLRRTRLFLLVLLLVGLYGISKTPFISVRFRTTTGLDSAVDPVQMKNVTFEHVKGVEEAKNELQEVVEFLKNPQKFTALGGKLPKGVLLVGPPGTGKTLLARAVAGEADVPFYYASGSEFDEMFVGVGASRIRNLFREAKANAPCVIFIDELDSVGGKRIESPMHPYSRQTINQLLAEMDGFKPNEGVIIIGATNFPEALDNALIRPGRFDMQVTVPKPDVKGRKEILNWYLKKIKVDSAIEANVIARGTVGFSGADLENLVNQAALKAAVDGKDMVTMKELEFAKDKILMGPERRSAEIDQKNKLITAYHESGHAIVAYYTKDAMPINKATIMPRGPSLGHVSMLPENDRWSETRSQLLAQMDVSMGGRVAEEIIFGHENITTGASNDFDSATRIAKMMVTRYGMCEKLGVMTYSDLTAQSPETQAAVEQEVRILLKDSYERAKSLLKSHAKEHKNLADALLMYETLDAKEIQLVLEGKTLETR, from the exons ATGTTTTCCTTATCAATGTCTGTCCAGCCACAG GTGACTCTACCTCTCAGTCACCTCATCAACATCCTTCACCCCCTGAAGAGCTCAGTGGGAAGCAGCAGCAGTGCCACCTGCACGTCGAGAAAGCAAAAGGAACATGCCCCGGATGCAGATCTGCACCGTACAGAG TACGCGCTGTCCGCCGGGAACCTCCGGGAGCTCGGTTTGTCCGACCTTGGAAAGCAGCAGCTGGACGAGCTGGTGAGCCAGGTGTTGCCACGCTTGAGCCCGCAGGAGGTGCCCCATCCGGCCTGGGGACAGTCGGCATGGAGGACTTCGCACCTCTCCTCTCACTCCTTTTTCCACAACAAGCACG GCTTTTCGTTGGGCGCCTTGCCTCTGACGCCTCCTGTTTACTTAAACAAGCGCCAGTCTCCCCTTCAGACGGTCTGCACAGAGCTGAAACACTGGCCAG CCATGTTTCAGAGCAGAGGCTTCAAAACTCTAAGGACCAAAACCAGGCGAGTGCAGTCGGCCTTCGAACGGCCTGCCGACTCCGAGACTTTCGCACCGTCTTTTATCAAG GGTTTCCTGACGCGCGGTAAGGGGCTGGACGCCGATAGCCTGGACGGTCTGGTGAGGAACAAGAACATACCTGATGGACAGCAGGAGGCGTTCAAGAGGGGCTTCGCTGAGGGTTTCCTCAAAGCTCAGGCGCTGACGCAGCGCACCCAAG ACTCTCTGAGGAGAACTCGTCTGTTCCTGCTGGTCCTGCTTCTGGTCGGGCTCTACGGCATCTCCAAGACTCCGTTCATATCTG TGCGCTTCCGAACAACAACAGGCCTGGACTCAGCCGTGGACCCGGTGCAGATGAAAAACGTGACGTTCGAGCACGTGAAGGGCGTCGAGGAAGCCAAAAACGAGCTGCAGGAGGTGGTGGAGTTCCTGAAGAACCCGCAGAAGTTCACGGCCCTCGGAGGAAAGCTGCCAAAGG gcgTTCTGCTCGTTGGTCCTCCAGGGACAGGAAAGACTCTGCTGGCCCGAGCCGTGGCCGGAGAGGCTGACGTGCCGTTTTACTACGCCTCTGGTTCAGAGTTTGACGAGATGTTTGTTGGCGTTGGAGCGAGTCGCATCAGGAACCTTTTCA GGGAGGCTAAAGCTAACGCTCCGTGTGTGATCTTCATCGACGAACTGGACAGCGTGGGAGGGAAAAGGATCGAGTCTCCTATGCACCCTTACTCCAGACAGACCATCAACCAGCTGCTTGCCGAGATGGACGG GTTTAAACCTAATGAGGGGGTGATCATCATTGGAGCAACTAACTTCCCAGAGGCTCTGGATAA CGCGCTGATCCGCCCGGGGCGTTTCGACATGCAGGTGACCGTACCCAAACCAGACGTCAAGGGACGGAAGGAGATTCTCAACTGGTACCTGAAGAAGATCAAAGTAGATTCAG CCATTGAAGCCAATGTTATCGCCCGGGGAACAGTCGGATTCTCTGGCGCCGATCTGGAAAATCTGGTGAACCAGGCCGCCTTGAAGGCAGCAGTCGATGGCAAAGACATGGTCACCATGAAGGAGCTGGAGTTCGCTAAAGACAAAATCCTCATGG gcCCTGAGAGAAGGAGTGCAGAAATAGACCAGAAGAACAAGCTCATCACGGCGTACCACGAGTCTGGTCACGCCATCGTAGCGTACTACACCAAAGACGCCATGCCGATTAACAAGGCCACCATCATGCCCAGAGGCCCGAGTTTGGGACAC GTGTCCATGCTTCCGGAGAACGACAGGTGGAGCGAGACTCGCTCTCAGCTTCTGGCACAGATGGACGTCAGTATGGGCGGCCGTGTGGCAGAGGAGATTATTTTTGGCCATGAAAACATCACAACAG GCGCATCGAACGACTTCGATAGCGCTACCAGGATTGCTAAGATGATGGTGACCAGATACGGGATGTGCGAGAAG TTAGGCGTGATGACCTACTCCGACCTGACAGCCCAAAGTCCGGAGACACAAGCTGCTGTGGAGCAAGAAGTCAGGATTCTGCTGAAG gacTCCTACGAGCGTGCCAAATCCCTGCTAAAGTCTCACGCCAAGGAGCACAAGAACCTGGCCGACGCTCTGCTCATGTACGAGACGCTGGACGCCAAAGAGATTCAGCTGGTCCTAGAGGGCAAAACGCTGGAGACCAGATAA